The following coding sequences are from one Triticum aestivum cultivar Chinese Spring chromosome 5A, IWGSC CS RefSeq v2.1, whole genome shotgun sequence window:
- the LOC123107816 gene encoding uncharacterized protein, with product MEAVEPSAVVSCVCCRLEEECTGEYVVGVRAYFGGRWLCGLCSESVKYEAGRSKRAAAMGMEEAVQAHMAFCRMLRRSGPAVRVAEGMCQMLRRTACGKHRAAISSSSSRRTTPVPVASASGPHHRASVAPLSIGL from the coding sequence ATGGAGGCGGTGGAGCCGTCGGCGGTGGTGAGCTGCGTGTGCTGCCGCCTGGAGGAGGAGTGCACCGGCGAGTACGTCGTCGGCGTGAGGGCCTACTTCGGGGGCCGGTGGCTGTGCGGGCTGTGCTCCGAGTCGGTCAAGTACGAGGCCGGCCGCAGCAAGCGCGCGGCGGCCATGGGAATGGAGGAGGCCGTGCAGGCGCACATGGCCTTCTGCCGCATGCTCCGGCGCAGCGGCCCCGCGGTGCGCGTCGCCGAGGGCATGTGCCAGATGCTTAGGCGCACCGCGTGCGGGAAGCACCGGGCCGCCATCTCATCGTCCTCGTCGCGGCGGACGACGCCGGTGCCGGTGGCGTCAGCGTCTGGACCGCACCACCGCGCGTCGGTGGCGCCGCTGTCGATCGGTCTATGA